One Lytechinus variegatus isolate NC3 chromosome 11, Lvar_3.0, whole genome shotgun sequence DNA segment encodes these proteins:
- the LOC121424254 gene encoding uncharacterized protein LOC121424254: MAYKFYHRFLKADFQRYREFFPKIESEPSRDGVAMISGTSNPQSNVPLIQGCKTTDHSTRDTIKQCHDLNTHTYAEDDETTSPIPSPTSSILSTTSSITTSSSYSSEISRSRRRKASRPRRSPKKNDPKFKGVAFSMVTVSSHGNQEPILRIKSKLSIRRYHRMLAKRSMGRWRHSFHRRFCFHGNSHNVGHAQSSSSSSETDSDVEFRLMKLKAFKSSRFGMAPPWPNVFVRSLRWSSNISCRVRRHSGRLPPHTIPDPLKAQGMSLPPSPKMIK; this comes from the exons CGGTTTTTAAAAGCCGATTTTCAGCGCTATAGAGAATTCTTTCCGAAGATCGAATCGGAACCTTCCAGAGATGGTGTTGCGATGATCAGCGGCACTTCGAACCCTCAGTCGAACGTACCTCTTATCCAAGGCTGCAAGACGACTGACCACTCAACACGTGATACAATCAAACA ATGCCATGATTTGAACACCCATACTTATGCCGAGGACGATGAGACCACGTCACCGATACCCTCGCCGACATCATCTATTCTTTCAACAACGTCCTCGATTACCACATCCTCATCGTATTCATCAGAGATCTCGAGATCGAGAAGGAGGAAGGCTAGCCGACCTAGGAGAAGTCCGAAGAAAAATGATCCCAAGTTCAAGGGAGTAGCATTCTCCATGGTAACGGTCAGTTCACATGGAAATCAAGAACCAATCCTCAGAATCAAGTCGAAACTTAG CATTCGTCGCTATCATCGTATGCTAGCAAAGCGTTCAATGGGGAGATGGCGACACAGTTTCCATCGCAGATTCTGTTTCCATGGCAACTCACACAATGTCGGCCACGCCCAGTCCAGCTCGAGCTCCTCCGAAACCGATAGTGACGTCGAATTTAGACTGATGAAGCTGAAAGCTTTCAAATCGAGCAGGTTTGGAATGGCGCCACCATGGCCCAACGTTTTTGTTCGATCCTTGAGGTGGTCTTCAAACATCTCGTGCAGAGTAAGAAGGCACTCTGGGAGATTACCACCACACACGATACCAGACCCTTTAAAGGCACAAGGTATGTCCTTACCCCCCTCCccgaaaatgataaaataa
- the LOC121424038 gene encoding uncharacterized protein LOC121424038, with product MYLCLLATLYYLVSNMKLTREETVYFVILTIAILSSDRVKSQGSSPTWHRLDDAVYLVESSTVLSFDQAQSRCQEYESNLAKVDSDEIQAFLTTFITPPLRDTRCFWIGATDRVEEDQFKWLDGTLVTYDGWAPRQPDNYGGNQDCACLWSSTREDRHGQWDDNRCSSKGNFICQRGLYDFEFTTPRTNPGFALVYCAVDVDSEGETLFPDDVKLSIGPTLSSSRPISFSSTSRDGEFRNNSFLFSNLSETDQIFCYVGELPSQLDSFSLAIVSPEFNFYALPQLTTGPIAGEITSSSITVFWSHWTSSFDSGDGPVVGYLVYLQTAVEDWTEAGGIDSELEDGDPKRIIEFLLTGLDPGTEYNISVSAVREGPGGEGPRGPLVSVKTTSLNGSAFQGDSRRVWIALFLVSLFGNIILLAALVVMCKWRQEKQDLSHLRAAPARAVGARGSDPKSSHYELPQQSGVGHEYQGLKVTGSSADEYQGLKMTGRGAVEQVYADIEDPDKNYINIPS from the exons atgtacctctgtCTATTAGCAACACTATACTATCTGGTCTCGAATATGAAGTTAACAAGAGAAGAAACGGTGTATTTTGTTATCCTCACTATAGCCATCTTGTCTTCTGATAGAG TAAAAAGTCAGGGGTCCTCCCCCACATGGCACAGACTAGATGATGCAGTCTATCTCGTGGAGAGCTCCACCGTGCTATCATTCGATCAGGCGCAGTCTCGGTGTCAAGAATACGAATCAAATCTGGCCAAAGTTGACTCCGATGAGATTCAG GCTTTCTTGACGACATTCATCACCCCTCCGCTCCGAGATACCAGATGTTTTTGGATTGGTGCAACTGACAGAGTGGAAGAAGATCAGTTTAAATGGCTTGATGGAACATTAGTGAC ATATGACGGCTGGGCACCAAGACAACCAGATAACTACGGAGGTAATCAAGACTGCGCATGTCTCTGGTCTAGCACGAGAGAAGACAGACACGGACAATGGGATGATAATAGGTGTTCATCTAAGGGGAATTTCATTTGCCAGAGAGGACTTT ACGATTTCGAATTCACAACCCCCCGAACCAATCCGGGATTCGCCCTGGTCTACTGCGCCGTCGACGTTGATTCCGAAGGAGAAACACTGTTTCCTGATGACGTCAAGCTGTCCATCGGTCCAACACTTTCATCCTCGAGGCCGATTTCCTTCTCATCCACAAGCCGCGACGGTGAATTCCGTAATAACAGTTTCCTCTTCAGCAACCTAAGTGAGACTGACCAGATTTTCTGTTACGTGGGCGAGTTACCGAGTCAGTTGGACTCTTTTTCACTTGCCATCGTTTCTCCAGAATTCAATTTTTATG CTTTACCACAACTCACCACCGGCCCAATAGCAGGAGAGATCACATCGTCATCAATAACGGTCTTCTGGAGCCATTGGACATCATCTTTTGACTCCGGTGATGGACCGGTTGTTGGTTACCTCGTCTATCTGCAAACTGCCGTTGAGGACTGGACAGAGGCCGGTGGAATAGATTCAGAATTGGAAGACGGTGATCCCAAACGAATCATCGAGTTTTTATTGACTGGGTTGGACCCTGGAACTGAATATAACATCAGTGTTTCTGCCGTCAGAGAAGGTCCGGGTGGAGAAGGTCCGAGGGGTCCTCTTGTGTCTGTCAAAACTACTTCGTTAAATG GTAGTGCCTTTCAGGGAGACTCTCGTCGCGTCTGGATTGCTTTATTTCTGGTTTCATTATTCGGAAATATCATTCTTCTCGCTGCTCTGGTGGTTATGTG CAAGTGGAGGCAGGAGAAGCAAGACCTGTCTCACTTACGTGCTGCCCCAGCAAGAGCAGTGGGAGCACGAGGAAGCGACCCAAAGAGCTCCCATTACGAGCTACCTCAACAAAGTGGAGTCGGGCACGAATACCAGGGTCTTAAGGTGACTGGGAGCAGCGCTGATGAATACCAAGGTCTTAAGATGACTGGACGCGGCGCTGTTGAACAGGTATATGCCGACATCGAAGATCCAGATAAAAACTACATCAATATCCCTTCTTAA